AATCGACGTAACGTTCCGTATGATCGCCACGCTGGGGATCGCCATTCCCAACTTCGTATTGGCAGGCTTCGCGATCATTATCTTCGTGTTCGGACTGAACCTGTTTCCCGCGGCCGGATGGGGACGCCCGATCAATCTGGTGCTGCCGTCGCTTTGCCTGGCAGCTCCCTTCGCAGCGTACATCTCGCGTCTCACGCGAACGGGCATGCTGGAAGTGCTCGGCCAAGACTACATTCGCACGGCCTACGCCAAGGGGCTGATGCCTGCGACGGTGGTGCTGAAGCATGCGTTTCGCGGAGCCATCTTGCCGGTGGTCTCGTTCCTGGGTCCTGCCACGGCTGGCATCCTGACCGGATCGCTGGTGCTCGAACGTATCTTCTTTATTCCTGGCCTGGGCAGTCACTTCATCGAAGCGGTACAGCAGAAAGATCACCCCGTCAGTCTGGCGGTGGTGATGATCTACACGTTTCTGTTGTTCTCGATGAATACGCTGGTCGACCTTTCGTACGGTTTGATCGATCCACGCGTCAAGCTAGACAAGTAATTCCTCGCTGCGAAGGTGAAAGCCTTGGATTCCCTGAAAAAGCACGACCCCTACGCCGACGCGTTGCCGCCGATCGAGAAGTATCAGGCCATGTACAACGAGGCGAGAAGCATCCGCGGGATCTCGCTGTGGCAAGATGCCTGGCGTCGACTTCGCCGCGACTGGGTCTCGATGACGGCCCTCAGTTTCCTGGTCCTGTTGGCCCTGGCAGCGATCTTCACGCCCCTATTTCCACTGCAGTCGCCGCGGGAACAAGACCTGGCCAATCGCCTGGCCTTGCCTCCAGAATTCCACTCGACCACCCAGAAGGCGAACGCAGAAGGGGAGAAACAAACCGTCCCCGTCAGCCTGCACCTGAAAGACCTGGAAGGGGAAGAGTTCGATCGCCGCGTCGGCGAACTGTGGACCGACCCGACCGGCCTCGACATGTTCCTGCTGCATATCCGGTTGGCGATCTTTGGAGACTACTGCCTGCCCAGTATCTGTGGTACCGACCTGCTGGGGCGTGACCTCCTTTCGCGTCTGTTTTATGGGGCCCGCGTTTCGCTGATTGTGGGGCTGGTGGCCACGCTCGTTTCGCTGATTATTGGGGTCAGCTACGGGGCAATCGCCGGTTACTCAGGTGGGATCGTCGACGACTTCATGATGCGGGTAGTCGACATCTTGTATTCGGTTCCGTTCATCTTCCTGGTGCTGTTTCTGATTACGATCCTCAGCGAAGACGACGTCAAAAAGTGGCTGGAAAGTTACGGCATCAGCCGCATCGTGATTCTGTATATCGTGATCGGGGCCGTCTACTGGCTGACGATGGCCCGCGTGGTACGAGGCCAGATCATCAGCTTGAAGAACGAACAATTCGTCGACGCGGCTCGCACGGTGGGAGCCAGCGGGATGCGAATTGTCTTTCTGCACCTGGTACCGAACGTGATGAGCATCGTGATCGTTTACCTGACACTGACCATCCCGGCGGTGATGCTGTTCGAGGCGTTCCTGTCGTTTCTCGGCCTGGGTGTCGAAGCCCCGGCAGTGAGCTGGGGTGTGCTGGCCGAAGAAGGTCTGAAGGTGATCACGCCGGTCAAAATCTACTGGTGGCTGGTGGTCTTCCCTGCTTTGGCTTTGGCATCGACGTTGTACTCGTTGAACTTTCTGGGTGACGGCCTGCGTGACGCGCTCGACCCGCGAATGAAGAATCGATAAGGGTAAGTTTGTGACTGGTGAAACAACGAGCGTCTCGACGATCGACAAACCTTCCGGCACCGGCAAAGTGCTACTGGAAGTGCGTGACCTGGCCGTCGAATTCCGCACCGAAGAAGGTATCTTCAAAGCCGTTCGCGGGGTCGATTTCGATCTGCGAGCTGGCGAAACACTAGGCATCGTGGGTGAGTCTGGCTCTGGCAAGTCGGTCACCAACCTGGCCATGCTAGGGCTCATTCCCCAGCCCCCCGGCAAGATCACCAGCGGCAGTGCCATGTACAACGGCCGCGACCTGCTGAAGATGAACGATAAGGAACTCGCGTCGATTCGCGGGAACCGCATCGCGATGATCTTCCAGGACCCGATGACCACGCTCAATCCATTCCTGACCATCGACGAACAGCTGACCGAGGTCACGCGAAAGCATCTGGGGCTTTCCTACAAAGAAGCCCTCGACCGCGCGGTCGAGATGCTCGAAAAAGTAGGCATCCCCGGTGCCAAACGCCGCGTGTTCAACTATCCGCACGAGTTCTCTGGCGGTATGCGGCAACGCGTCGTGATCGCGATGGCACTCTCGTGTAATCCCGAGATCCTGATCGCCGACGAACCGACCACCGCGCTCGACGTCACCATCCAGGCCCAGATTCTGGAACTGATGCAGGAGCTGCAAGAGGAACACAACACGGCGATCGTCATGATCACCCACGACCTGGGCGTGATCGCCAACATGGCCAACGACGTGCTGGTGATGTACGCCGGTCGCAAGGTGGAACAAGCCAGGGTCCATGATCTATTCACCGACCCACGTCACCCTTATACGCTGGGCCTGCTCAATTCGATTCCGCGCATCGACGAAGAAGTCGGAGCCGAACTCTCGCCCATCAAGGGTCAGCCGCCAGACATGAGCGAGGCCATCCCCGGCTGTTCGTTCTATCCGCGTTGTCCCTATCACGTCGACGAATGCCTGAAGACCGATCCGCCGCTCGTTCAAATCGACAACGGAACCTTGCACGCGTGTATTCGCGATGTCACCAAGCTCGATCCGCCGGTTCCACCGACTGCCACTCCCTAACGACTTAGCCTAAGCTACTGCATCCATGTCACAAGCATCAGACGCCTCTCCTGTTCTCGAAGTCCGCGACCTGAAAGTTCACTTTCCGGTCCGTCGCGGCAGTTGGTTCGCGTCCCATACCGAATTCGTGCGGGCCGTCGATGGCGTTTCCTTTGACGTGAAGCCAGGCGAAACGTTTGGGCTGGTGGGGGAAAGTGGTTGCGGAAAATCAACCACGGCCCGAGCCATTATGAACCTGGTCAAGCCGACCGATGGTACTATTCACCTAGCCGGAAAACGAATCGACAACCTTTCGCCGGCTGCCATGCGACATCATCGCAGCGACCTGCAGATGATCTTTCAGGATCCGTACGCCTCGCTCAATCCGCGTATGACCGTCGGCACGATCATTGGCGAGCCCTTGTCGATCTTCGGGCTGAAATCGGGCCTCGATCGCAAGCTGGAAGTGATGCGGCTGATGGATGTCGTCGGGCTCAATCCACGCTTCGTGAATCGCTATCCGCACGAGTTCTCTGGTGGGCAGCGACAACGTATTGGTATTGCTCGGGCACTGGCCGCCCGACCGAAGGTTATTGTCTGCGACGAACCCATCTCCGCGCTCGACGTTTCCATTCAGGCCCAGGTGATCAACCTGCTGATGGATCTTCAGCAGAAGCTGGGAGTCGCCTATGTCTTCATCGCGCACGACTTGAGCGTCGTGCGGCATATCTCGCATCGTATCGGTGTGATGTACCTGGGACGCATCGTCGAGCTTTCCGAATCGCAAGAGTTGTTCCGGCAACCGATGCACCCCTACACGCAAGCTCTGCTGTCGGCCATTCCGGTGCCAGATCCCGATATCGAACGCAAACGGCAGCGTATCGTCCTGCAAGGGGAAGTCCCCTCGCCCGATACGTTCTATCCCGGCTGTCCCTTTGCCGATCGCTGCCCGATTGTGCAGCCTGAGAAATGCACGGCCAGCCCACCGCCACTGGAAGGGAAACCTCATCCGGCTGCCTGCTTCTTTACTAGCGATAAGTCGGCCTAACTCGCAGCCGATCCCGATTTGGAATTCGAGAGGTCGTCGGCCATCTTCACGATCGACGAGCCTGTTCGCATGCGTCTCGATTCCATGTAGAACCGCACGATCGCTTCGACTTCTGGTTTCATGCTACGGCAAGCCAGGTCGATTGAGGCGAAGCCTGCCAAAGGAGAGTCGTCCTGCGTGAGGTAAAGGATCACCCCTTGGGCATGCGTTTCAAAGCGAGCGATCTCTCGCCAAGGCGTCTTGCGGCTTCCGAGAAATGAATTCTGAATGACGCCGCGTGGTCCCAGGTCGATACGTACCGGAACGAACATCTTCCAAGTTGCGGCCAGGCAAGCCAGCACGACCACCAGCGAGACCCAGACATGCACCGTGCCTGAATAGGTTAGAAATGCGAGCACGATTAGCAGCAGTGCTGTCGTGGCTTGGGCGATATGATCATCGCGAATGGGTAGACGCACCAAGGATAACTCTGGTGAGTGCGTCTCGAATTCCCGACTGGATGGAGCCATGTATCGCCGATCAATGGCCCTTGATGGGAAAGGGCGTCTTGGGTGTTAAACTCATGTGGGGGCGTCATCACCAATTGACGTAGGATGATGATTAGGTGTTCGCAGCGCACCGGCAATCATTATTCCCACGCTCCAGTATAGGATACTCAGAATCACCAGGCTCCAGGTAACGATGGTGGGAAAGTTCTTGGAAAAGAGAATCTTAATTGGTGGTTCTGCGCTCCGTTGAACGGGCCTGATAGCACTTGTATGGTCGCGATCCTGCCGCTGATCCAATTCTTCGGTCAGCTTCTGCCAGTTTTCGGTGGCTTGCGGCGTATTGTACGTCAAAGCGACCCACTGGCGAGTTTGCAGTAAGCCGTAAACGACCACGATTACCAGCAGAACGTAACCGCCCCACATTCCAATTAGCGTTCGCCGATGCATTACTGCGAGTCCGGTTTGTTCTCGAAAAGCTCCAGCAGCGCGATCACCGTCGCACTCACGCCGGTCTCTAGGCACTGCTCGGCATCGGGATAATACAACGGCGAGTGTAGCGATGGGGGATCTTGCCCCAATTGCTGGTAACGATCGAGCCGCTTCGCATCCACCGAGCCTAATCGGTACATGAAGATCGGCACGCCAGCGAGCCCATATCGGCTGAAGTCTTCGCCCCCCATCGAAGGATCGATCGGCACAATCTTTTCATCGCCAAACGCATGATTGAAGTGCTTCACGATTCGCCAGGTGAGGTGCTTATCGTTAAACAGGCTTGGCGTTCCTTCGCTGATCACGATCTTCGGTTCGGGGGCCCGATAGCTGATCGCGACCGCTTTGGCCTTACGCTGGATCGCATCGAGCAACTGCTTGCGGACTTCATCGCCGTAGCTGCGTACCGTCAGTTGTAAATGACACTCGTCGCCGATGATGTTGTGCTTGGTTCCCCCATGGATCGCACCAACCGTAATAACGGCCGGATCGGTCGGTTTGATCTCGCGGCTGACAATCGTCTGCAGATCGAGAATCAACTGGGCGGCCTGGACGATCGGGTCTACCGTCGCATAAGGATGAGCGCCGTGGCCTCCCTTTCCCTGCACATAAATATCGACACTATCGACATTGGCCATCGCGTAGCCGGCACGATATCCCACTGTACCGGTCGGCAGGTTGGGATCGACATGCAAAGCAATCGCATAGTCTGGCTTCGGGAAGCGCTCGAACAGCCCGTCCTCGAGCATTGCTTTGGCCCCCTGCCCTTTTTCTTCGGCCGGCTGGCCGATGACCATCAGCGTGCCGTGCCACTGATCGCGATGCGTGGCCATATACCGGGCAGTGCCCAGCACGTTGGTCATATGGATATCGTGGCCGCACGCATGCATCACGCCCGACTGGGTGCCATCTTCCAGCGTGACCTTCTCTTTCGAGGCATATACCAGTTCGGTGTTCTCGGTTACCGGCAGCCCGTCGAGATCGGTCCGCAGCATCACGGTGGATCCTTCGCCGTTACGCAGCAGGGCCACCAGGCCATGTCCACCCACGCCGGTCGTAACCTCGTAACCGGCCGTTTTCAGCAGGTCGGCCAGCCGCTTGGCGGTTTGCTCTTCCTGAAACGAAACCTCTGGATGCGTATGAAAGTCTTGGTAGATTTCGACTAACGAACCGATCTGACCGTCCACCCATTGCTTGACCGATTTGGCATCTCGATGGGGGGGGTCGGCCTTAGCATCAGCCAGGGGTATCATGCCGCAAATCGTGACGAGCAAACACGTAACGGCAGATGAAGCGACGCGAGCCCAAACCATGGATTAATATCTCAAAAAAAAGATGTGAATTACGCCTTGCCAAAAAGTAGGGATCACGGTTATCATCCCTAGGTAGATTATAACACGGTCTAATTTTATACGAGCAGACGTCCGGAACTCATCCAACGGCGTCTGCTCATTTTACTTCTTGACCGTCTTATTGGGCTAATAGCGTTGGATTCTTTGCCAACATTGCCCCCAACTGCTCGACGAATGCCCGGGATGCTTTGGCCCGGTGGCTGATCAACCCCTTGATCGCCGGCCCCATCTCGCCAAACGTGCGATGATATTCCCGCAGCTCGAACAGCGGATCGTAGCCAAAACCATGGGTGCCGCGGCGTTGGGTGATGATTCGACCATGGCATTTGTCTTCCGCTTGAAGCACGACCTCTCCCTGCGGATTGGAAAGGACGATGTGGCACACGTAGTGGGCACCCCGTTTTTCCGGTGGCAGGCCTTCCAACTTTTCCAATAGCAGGTCGTTGTTCTTCTCGTCGGTCGCATCGTCGCCTGAGAACCGGGCCGAATAGATCCCCGGGGCACCTTTGAGCGCATCGACACACAGCCCGCTATCTTCAGCCAATACCCATTGCCCGATCGCAACCGCCTGCTGGGTTGCCTTCTTGGCGGCGTTCTCGGCGAAAGAGTGACCATCTTCGACTACCTCGATGGCAGCGGGAAATTCTTCCAGCGTTTTCAGTTCGATGCCCAGCGGCACCATCAGACGCTGCAGTTCACCCCGCTTCTTTTGATTGTAAGTGCCTAGCACCATTTGCCGGTTGTCGGACATTGCTCGTATTCTTTTCGGGGCTGGTAGTTTCGTTGTCGGCTGAGGACATCGTAACGAGAAACGAGCGCATAAAAAAGGTTCCACGAAGGATCGTGGAACCTGGCATGATTGATCTGGTGTCGTTCGCGATGGTTCTAGCGAAGTGGGCGTCGTGCGTAGTCGGCGGCGATACTCACCTTCGGAACTTCCACGGGAAGTGGCTGAACATCGAAGATAATTCCATTGAGCGAACGCGGCTTGTAGGAAGGAGCCGTGCCACCTTCGATGGTCGCGGTACCGGTTCCCCCTTTGTAGCCATCCATAATACGTTTGACTTGCGGGTTGATTTCAATCTTCCCGTCGCGGCGCGGGGTACCAACCGTTTCAAACGATCCGACGGTGACGATGCTTTCCGATCGATCGTGGAACGTATAGGCTTCGACCCCTTGCTTGCGAAGGGCATCGGCCAGCTTCTCGGCCTTCTCAGCGGCAACGGCCAGGCGGGTTCCGCTGACGATGTTCTTCTTTTCGATCTCATCGATCTTCTTCTGATCGAGTTCTACGGCACCGCGGAAGGTCGCCACACGCACGGTGTACTTGCCAGGACAGTTAAGCAGGCTGTTTTGGCTGTCCTTGTTCATCTTCAGGACCAGGTCATCGATGCCTTTGGGGCGGAAGTATTCTTCCGGCAGCAGCGGATTGCGGGTGACAAACGCATTGCCCATCGGGCCTTTTTCTTTGTCATCTTCCGAATCGATCGCTTCGCGTAACCTCTGGCGAATGGTTTTGATCGTGTCGTTCTTGACGGTGTAGCTAGCACTAAAGACCTTTGGCTTGGCCGTTTTGATCTTGCTGAGGGTCTTTTCGACGCCACTTTCTTCCACCGTTTGGAAGTTGCCGACCATGACCGCGTAGCTGGTGAAGCTGACGTCGTTCATGTACTTCATCTTCTTAGGGCCGCCGTAACGATCGTACCCCTTGCCGACGACGGTGTCGGTGTAGTCGTAGTTTTGATGCCAGGTATAGGCTTCCAGACCGTAGTCTTTGCGAAGTTCCAAAACCAGGTCGTTGGCGTCTTTTTCGGCACCCGGACCAGAGAAGCTCGTGGCCATGATCAGCCAGGGACCTTGGTCTTCGGTCAGCTCGTAGCTCTTTTCGGCGTCAGCTTCCACACGCTGAAAAGGAATGAGATTGGCCCATGGTGGAGCGGCCCAGGTTGTTGTGGTAACTGCAGCAACAAGGCCCATTGCCAAGGCCAGGCGCAAATTCGTGTGGACAAACATCCTTGCTTGTTCCCCTCATGTGACAACAAATGCATCGATCGATCCCAAGCCCATCTTGGGCCGGGAATAGTCGGGGGAACAGTACCAACAGGGCGTCGGTCGCCACAAGAGGAATCTTGAGACAATTCCTCTCAGATTTTCAGAAAACTTATGCCCGTGCTAGCAAGGCGAAGCGACTACGCTTCGACCAGCTGCGAAAGGCCCACTAGTTGCCGTGTCTTTTCCAGCAGTTCGCCATAGCGCGGCTTGGGAACCTGGGTATCGACACCCACTTGCTGCCCCTTCTTCTGATTGTCGCGTGAAACGAGCGACGAGAAGATCACAATCGGCAGCGAGCCCAACACCGGGTGCATGCGGACATGCTTGGCCAGGCTGAAGCCGTCCATGCGGGGCATCTCGATATCGGTGATCAGGATGCCCACCTTGTCGCGAATCGTCTCGACTGTCTCGTCTTCGGCCAAAGCTTCCAGGTAATCCCAGGCAGCCTGGCCGTCGACAAAGCCGTGGACGTTGGTGAAGCCGGCATCTTGCAGGTGGTCGCCGATCATCTCGGAGATCATGCGAGAATCTTCCGCGAACACAACCGGAATGTTCGGAGCATCGATCCGCGCAACGCCCGCACTACTGGCTGGCTCGTCACAAATGCCAGCCACATCGGCACCGATCGACTCGAAATCGAGAATCTGAACCAGCTTTCCGTCGATCAGCACGACACTGGTAATCGGGGCGTTCATACCGGGGGTCAACGGCAGAGGTCGCGTTGCCTTCCAGCTGACGCGATAAATACGGTGCACGCGATTCACGCGGAACGCGAGGGGACGCTGGTTGAATTCCAACAGCAGCAAACAATCGCTATCCTTGGAAGCGACTTCCGGCACATCGCCGTACAGGAAGTTCCCCAGATGGATCAGCGTCACGACATCTTGTCGGATTCGCACTACCCCTTCAATCGAAGGATGCCCTTCCGGCAGGCCTGTCACTTTGGTGATTCCGAGGACTTCCTTCACCTTGGCGACATTCACGCCAAAGGTTTGCCCGGCCACCTCAAACACGAGGATCTCGGCCTCGTTGGTGCCTGCTTCCAGCAGAATCCCGGTATTGATACCCAGCTTTGAATTTTGCGCATTCATAGTGTGCCGCTGCCCGCGTCAGTTCGTAGTTGCTGATTTCAAGAAACAACTCAACGAACAGTACATCGGCAGTGCTAGCACTGCATTGTGAAAGAATTTAATCTTTGACGCGTGCGAGGGATGTGCCGGTTGGTCCGGTTATATCCCACCGGTTAGTTACGCCCGGCAGCACCTTCGCTGGCTTTTTGCATCTCTTGTACGATCGCCAGGTTTTTGGCGGCTGCCTGCATGCCAGGCTCAAGAGAGAGGGCCGCCTTATAATGGCGGATCGCATCACTCCATTGCTTTTGGTGAGCGTACGCGTTTGCCAGATTATTATGGGCGTGAACGTTCTCGGGGGCGACTTGGATTGCCTTTTGGAAGAGCGATATCGCGGTGGGTCGATCATAGTGCTGAACAATCGATGCCAACCGGTTGTAGGCTTCCGAGTTGTTCGGATTGAGTTCCACGGCTCTGCGGAGAAATGCCATGGCTCTCTCTGGATTTTGTGTTTGCTCAAGCTGCGCGATAGCGACACAGATGCGATCGTCCCTTGGGTTGCCCCGGATGGCAATTTCGAAGTACTGCCGGGCAAGGTTCTCGTCACCTTTCGCAATTGCCTCCAGCCCCTGCTCGTAAAACAAATCCCCATGGGCCTTGGTGAAACCCACGGTCGGGTAAAGCTCAATCGCCTTGGTAAGCAGTGGAGTCGCTTTCTCGATGTCCCCTTCCTTGAGATAGACGTTGGCCAACTGCGAGTAGCCACGAAAGTGTTGCGGGTTCTTCGCGATGACATCCTGCCACATCGCATTCGAAGAACGGTAGACCTCATTGCGGGCAATCGTGCAGACCCCATACCCTAAGACAGCAACGACACCGATACCCAGAACGACGCGGCCAAGCACGTCCGTTCCCGCAGCATCTTGCTGGCCTATCCCGTAGCTAATTGCCTGGTAGCCACCCAAAACGAGAACCGACAGCACGCCTGCCAGTGGAAGGTACATCCGGTGCTCGAAAGCGATGTCTTGAATGGGCAGAAAGGAAGAAGTCGGTGCAAGAATCAGGAAGAACCACCCTCCCCAAAAACCGAGCAATGGGTTGCGAAACGTAGCCCAAATCGTCAGGCCAATCAGCGATAGAATGAACAGGCCAGGCAATAGCGCGTCCACCAGGGAGAACGTTGCCCGCCAGCCGTGGTCGAGCGATTGCCCATTGGGAATCACCGAGAGCCATAGATAAAACGGAATGACCTTGGTCTGGCTGTATAGGTACTCGGTCGGGCCAACCGTGCGCCGTTCGGTTCCGCCTTCAGTGATGACGGTCTCGTTGACCACCGCGACACCGTAGTGTTGGAAATGTTCTGGCGGCAAGTCAAAAAAGTGCACGATCAGAATCCAACTCGCCATCAATCCGAGGTAGACAAACCAGTTTCTGCGAAATAGCGACTTCCACGATTCGGATAACAAAGCACGGTCGTACCACAGAATCACCAATGGAAGTACAACCGCGACTTCTTTGCACGAGACCGCAGCAAAGCCAAATGCGACGCATGCTAACCGCCAGAAGACCATGTTCTTGGAATTGTGCCCAACGGCAAAACACAGGATAGAAAGCAGAAAGAATAAGCCCATCAAAGACTCGTAACGCTGAACGATATAGGTCACCGATTGCGTTTGAAGAGGGTGAACCGCCCAGACCAGGGCAATGATCCCCGACAAGAGGAACGCGTGCCGACGAATTCCCTCAGAAACCCGCGGCTGGAGAAGCGTAACTTGGAGAAACCCAAACAGCGTGATCGAGGCTGCCACGTGAATGATCAAGTTCACCAAATGGTATCCAAGTGGTGCATCTCCTCCCCACGATCGCTGGAGAGTCCAGGTGAAATCGACCAGCCCACGTGAGCGCAGGTGGATGTTTTTCCAGGCAAACTCGTCAAACGTCGGATAGTTAAGAACGTGGGCGGCGCTATCGAGATGGAACGGGTACTGAAACGTGCGGTGGTAGACGGCAACCGTAGCAACAGCAATTAGAAGAGCAACCGCGTACCACTGGGCCCTTTGATTGCGAGCCAAGTTACCGAACATGTAGTCACCCTCGCCTGCCCAGATCCTTTACCAGAAATCACACATTTTATAGGTGATGCGTACGAAACTTCACGCTTACAGGATGCGCTAGACGAGATTTTGCGAAACCTTAACGGGATGCACAGGCACACGAAGACGCGAATCTACCTCGGTAAAATCACGGTTCCAAGCACCCGCGTCGATTCGGCCCGATCGATCTTCACCTGGTAGCGTTCACCGATTTCGACCTTTGATCGATCGACATAAACAGGAGCATAACGGCACGAAGTCCCCATGGCGAAACTGGCGTCGTCGCGGTCTTCCGCTTCAATCAGCACGTCCAGCGTATCCCCTACCAGGCTTTCGTAGTACGTCTCGCGGGTCTTGTCTTCGACCGCGGCCAGGCGAGCCCGGCGGTCGGCTTTCA
The Blastopirellula marina genome window above contains:
- a CDS encoding ABC transporter permease; this translates as MIYFLAKRLMWLVITMWVVFTISFFLMWTVSPEGALLSERQLPEAIKRNLEEYYDLDKPLATRYVKTMGNYIALNPGPSMKLIDKSVFEIIAEGLPISISLGLLGLSFAMLIGFSSGIISALRRQSVIDVTFRMIATLGIAIPNFVLAGFAIIIFVFGLNLFPAAGWGRPINLVLPSLCLAAPFAAYISRLTRTGMLEVLGQDYIRTAYAKGLMPATVVLKHAFRGAILPVVSFLGPATAGILTGSLVLERIFFIPGLGSHFIEAVQQKDHPVSLAVVMIYTFLLFSMNTLVDLSYGLIDPRVKLDK
- a CDS encoding ABC transporter permease, whose amino-acid sequence is MDSLKKHDPYADALPPIEKYQAMYNEARSIRGISLWQDAWRRLRRDWVSMTALSFLVLLALAAIFTPLFPLQSPREQDLANRLALPPEFHSTTQKANAEGEKQTVPVSLHLKDLEGEEFDRRVGELWTDPTGLDMFLLHIRLAIFGDYCLPSICGTDLLGRDLLSRLFYGARVSLIVGLVATLVSLIIGVSYGAIAGYSGGIVDDFMMRVVDILYSVPFIFLVLFLITILSEDDVKKWLESYGISRIVILYIVIGAVYWLTMARVVRGQIISLKNEQFVDAARTVGASGMRIVFLHLVPNVMSIVIVYLTLTIPAVMLFEAFLSFLGLGVEAPAVSWGVLAEEGLKVITPVKIYWWLVVFPALALASTLYSLNFLGDGLRDALDPRMKNR
- a CDS encoding ABC transporter ATP-binding protein produces the protein MTGETTSVSTIDKPSGTGKVLLEVRDLAVEFRTEEGIFKAVRGVDFDLRAGETLGIVGESGSGKSVTNLAMLGLIPQPPGKITSGSAMYNGRDLLKMNDKELASIRGNRIAMIFQDPMTTLNPFLTIDEQLTEVTRKHLGLSYKEALDRAVEMLEKVGIPGAKRRVFNYPHEFSGGMRQRVVIAMALSCNPEILIADEPTTALDVTIQAQILELMQELQEEHNTAIVMITHDLGVIANMANDVLVMYAGRKVEQARVHDLFTDPRHPYTLGLLNSIPRIDEEVGAELSPIKGQPPDMSEAIPGCSFYPRCPYHVDECLKTDPPLVQIDNGTLHACIRDVTKLDPPVPPTATP
- a CDS encoding ABC transporter ATP-binding protein; protein product: MSQASDASPVLEVRDLKVHFPVRRGSWFASHTEFVRAVDGVSFDVKPGETFGLVGESGCGKSTTARAIMNLVKPTDGTIHLAGKRIDNLSPAAMRHHRSDLQMIFQDPYASLNPRMTVGTIIGEPLSIFGLKSGLDRKLEVMRLMDVVGLNPRFVNRYPHEFSGGQRQRIGIARALAARPKVIVCDEPISALDVSIQAQVINLLMDLQQKLGVAYVFIAHDLSVVRHISHRIGVMYLGRIVELSESQELFRQPMHPYTQALLSAIPVPDPDIERKRQRIVLQGEVPSPDTFYPGCPFADRCPIVQPEKCTASPPPLEGKPHPAACFFTSDKSA
- a CDS encoding M20 family metallopeptidase; amino-acid sequence: MIPLADAKADPPHRDAKSVKQWVDGQIGSLVEIYQDFHTHPEVSFQEEQTAKRLADLLKTAGYEVTTGVGGHGLVALLRNGEGSTVMLRTDLDGLPVTENTELVYASKEKVTLEDGTQSGVMHACGHDIHMTNVLGTARYMATHRDQWHGTLMVIGQPAEEKGQGAKAMLEDGLFERFPKPDYAIALHVDPNLPTGTVGYRAGYAMANVDSVDIYVQGKGGHGAHPYATVDPIVQAAQLILDLQTIVSREIKPTDPAVITVGAIHGGTKHNIIGDECHLQLTVRSYGDEVRKQLLDAIQRKAKAVAISYRAPEPKIVISEGTPSLFNDKHLTWRIVKHFNHAFGDEKIVPIDPSMGGEDFSRYGLAGVPIFMYRLGSVDAKRLDRYQQLGQDPPSLHSPLYYPDAEQCLETGVSATVIALLELFENKPDSQ
- the rdgB gene encoding RdgB/HAM1 family non-canonical purine NTP pyrophosphatase, with product MSDNRQMVLGTYNQKKRGELQRLMVPLGIELKTLEEFPAAIEVVEDGHSFAENAAKKATQQAVAIGQWVLAEDSGLCVDALKGAPGIYSARFSGDDATDEKNNDLLLEKLEGLPPEKRGAHYVCHIVLSNPQGEVVLQAEDKCHGRIITQRRGTHGFGYDPLFELREYHRTFGEMGPAIKGLISHRAKASRAFVEQLGAMLAKNPTLLAQ
- a CDS encoding chemotaxis protein encodes the protein MNAQNSKLGINTGILLEAGTNEAEILVFEVAGQTFGVNVAKVKEVLGITKVTGLPEGHPSIEGVVRIRQDVVTLIHLGNFLYGDVPEVASKDSDCLLLLEFNQRPLAFRVNRVHRIYRVSWKATRPLPLTPGMNAPITSVVLIDGKLVQILDFESIGADVAGICDEPASSAGVARIDAPNIPVVFAEDSRMISEMIGDHLQDAGFTNVHGFVDGQAAWDYLEALAEDETVETIRDKVGILITDIEMPRMDGFSLAKHVRMHPVLGSLPIVIFSSLVSRDNQKKGQQVGVDTQVPKPRYGELLEKTRQLVGLSQLVEA
- a CDS encoding tetratricopeptide repeat protein encodes the protein MFGNLARNQRAQWYAVALLIAVATVAVYHRTFQYPFHLDSAAHVLNYPTFDEFAWKNIHLRSRGLVDFTWTLQRSWGGDAPLGYHLVNLIIHVAASITLFGFLQVTLLQPRVSEGIRRHAFLLSGIIALVWAVHPLQTQSVTYIVQRYESLMGLFFLLSILCFAVGHNSKNMVFWRLACVAFGFAAVSCKEVAVVLPLVILWYDRALLSESWKSLFRRNWFVYLGLMASWILIVHFFDLPPEHFQHYGVAVVNETVITEGGTERRTVGPTEYLYSQTKVIPFYLWLSVIPNGQSLDHGWRATFSLVDALLPGLFILSLIGLTIWATFRNPLLGFWGGWFFLILAPTSSFLPIQDIAFEHRMYLPLAGVLSVLVLGGYQAISYGIGQQDAAGTDVLGRVVLGIGVVAVLGYGVCTIARNEVYRSSNAMWQDVIAKNPQHFRGYSQLANVYLKEGDIEKATPLLTKAIELYPTVGFTKAHGDLFYEQGLEAIAKGDENLARQYFEIAIRGNPRDDRICVAIAQLEQTQNPERAMAFLRRAVELNPNNSEAYNRLASIVQHYDRPTAISLFQKAIQVAPENVHAHNNLANAYAHQKQWSDAIRHYKAALSLEPGMQAAAKNLAIVQEMQKASEGAAGRN